The Flavobacterium johnsoniae UW101 genomic interval ATACTGGAGGCATAACAGCACCTGTACTTGGATCATGATGCTGGCCACCATGTATTACTTTTGTATTGAATTTCATATAGTTATAAATTTTATTTCCTTAATTCTTTTACAAATTTACCTTTTAATTTATTTTATCGGGATACAACTTCTTACCTTTGTAGATAATTAACACTTTTTGATATGAAAAATTACATATTTACAATCTTATTGTGTTTGATTTTTACAAGTTGCAAAAAAGAGCTTTCATTTGAGAATGAAACATTTGAAGAAAAATCTACTATTCCGTGCAAAAATGACTGTCCGGATATCACAATAGAAGTCCCAATTGCTAAAAATAAAAAGGTTGTTGCTGACAGTATAAACAAAAAGGTATTTACTGTCATAAAAGAAATTATATATTTTGGAGAAGATTCTACAAAAGTTAATGATTACAAATCATTATCAAAATCTTTTATTGCTTCTTATGAAGAAATGCACCAGAAATTTCCAAATGATACTTTTGGCTGGGAAGGAAAAATAACCGGAAATGTTGAGTTTGAATCAGAGCAGATTGTAAACATCAAAATAGATCATTACACTTTTACTGGTGGTGCTCACGGTTATCAAGGTTTTAGATCTTTATTATTTAACAGAAAAACAGGAAAATTCATTTTTAACAAAGACCTTTTTAAAAATGAGAAAGAATTTAAGGCTTTCGCCGAAAAAGAATTCAGAGCCAAGTATCACATTCCAGAAAAAGCAAATATAAATGCAACCGGACTGATGTTTGAAAATGATAAATTCCAATTATCTCAGAATATTTTTTACACTTCTGAAGGTTTGCTTTTATATTACAACTCTTATGAAGCAGCATCTTATGCAGATGGCCCAAAAGAAATCGTATTTCCATACGATAAAGTGAGCAAATATTTGAAATTTCAGTAATTCAGACACGATAAAAAACTCAGAACCTTAGCCTCTCAGCAACTCAGAACCTTTATTGAACATCATATTTCATCTTTCTCAAAACCCTCAAAGCTTCTTTAAAAGATAAATAAGTCTGGCTAAAAGGTTTTAAAAGCAATTTGGCATCAATCAATTTTTGTTTGGCATCATCAAAACCATTCAAATAACAAATCATAAAAGTTGAAGGCAGATTTTCCAGATCAGTTAATTCACGATCAGACAATGAGATTCCTTTTTCTAATTTTTGAAGCAGTGCCAGGTTAGAATTATAAATATGATACAACATTTTCCTATTGAATTCCGGAGGCTGAAAAAGTATCTCCCTGTCAATTTTATAATATCCATTATCAAAAAAGTGAATAGTTTGTTTTTCAAGAGGATAATAACTTGTTTTATCATTCAATCCTAAAGGAACATATTCAGTAATAGTAAAACTATCATCATCATAAAAAATGGTAACCACATCCTGAGCCGAATAAAAAAGTTTAACCTGTTCGTTTATTAATTCAATATCTACTCGTGATAAAAAAGTGATCTCTCTGGATTTTTTAGGAACTCCCGCCCAGCAGATTACAAACAGTTCTTTAAAAACCCGATATTTTGGCGACATATCTTTATGTCTGAAATTCATAAAATCGATTACACCATCAAGAGTGTATTGAATACTGTTTCGGGAACTGTTCTCAATACCAATTACAGTTTCCGTATTTTGATAATTCTTTTCAATTTCTTCATGCTCTTCTACCGGAGTAGAATTACTTCCTCTTCGCACAAATATGCTGTTGGCAGGTATAGTATGAATGCCTTTTTTAAAATAAGAAATCTGACTTTTGGGCTTAATAGTTACCAGACCAATCACTTTATCTTTTGGCAGATTCGGAAACGGAACATTTTCGTATTGAATTCTTGGAGGATTTTCAAGAAAGGCATTGACAAGATTCTGAATTCGGCTGTCATCAAAGAAATCATCACCTACAATTTCATTGTCCTGATCTTCAACGCCCACAACGATATAAGAATTATTCGCTGGATTAGAGTTTGAAAGTGCACAAATATGTTTTAAAAACTTTGCTTTTCCTTCTCTGGAATGAAGATTCAACTGCCTTTTTTTATCATAAAAACTGCTCTCGTCATTGTGAGCCAGTAGGTTTTTTATTAAAAGGCGTTTATTAATCATTTTTAGACTTCTTAGAATTTTGGATTTTTAGACTTTCTTAGACTTTACACTTCTTAGAACAAAAAATCTAAGAAGTCTAAAATCTATAGATCTATAATGTCTTCTTAACAATCGTCGAAGATGCCTGCGCGGTGCTCATTACAACTAAATCAGCAATATTTACATGATACGGTCTTGAAACCACAAAATGAATTATATCTGCGATATCTTCTGCCTGAAGCGGATCAAATCCTTTATAAACATTTGAAGCTCTTTCGACATCACCTTTAAAACGCACTTCACTAAATTCTGTTGCGACCATTCCGGGATGAATAGCACCAACTCTAATTCCAAATGGATTTAAATCGATTCGCATACCCGCAGTAATCGCATCAACGGCATGTTTAGTTCCGCAATACACATTTCCGTTTGGATAAACTTCTTTTGCAGCTGTTGAACCAATATTAATAATGTGTCCGGACTTTTTAGCAGTCATTTTCGGGATTACCGCTTTAGAAACATACAAAAGTCCTTTTACATTAATATCAATCATGGCATCCCAATCATCTAAATCTCCTGTTTGAATTGGATCTAAACCGTGTGCATTTCCGGCATTATTAATTAAAATATCAATATCTGAAAATTCAGCAGGAAGCGCTTCGATTTTTTCCAGAACATCATTTTTATCACGAACATCAAAAGAAAGCGAATGTACATCTGTAAAAGCAGAAAGTTCTTTTTCTAATTCTTCCAAACGTTCTTTGCGTCTGCCGCAAAGGATAATTTTAAAATTGTTTTTTGCTAAAATCTGAGCCGTTGCTTTTCCAATTCCACTTGTAGCACCAGTAATTAAAACTGTTTTTTTCATTATGAGTATTTGTTTTTGCCCACTGATTTTACGGATTAAACAGATTTACATTGTAATTTTTTAAATCCGTAAAATCTGTGGGCCAATATTTTTATTTAAGCCACATCGTCGCCCATACTTTCTGTCCAGATAGCAAACCAGTCTTCTTTGTCCATATCAAGCTCAACTGCTTTTACTAAAGATTGAATTCTGGCAACGTTAACAGTTCCTGCAATTGGAATAACATTAGCAGGATGTTTTAAAATCCAGGCCAATAAAAGCGTATCTGCACCTAAATGATATTTTTCAAGCAAAGTCGAGAATAGTTTTTTCAAACGACGCGTTTTTTTCGTGTCTTCTCTAAAAACAGTCCCAAGCGGATTCCATGATAACGGACGAATTCCGTTTGTCTGCATATAATCTAAACTTCCGTCGATCATTGGTTCATAATGAGTTGCCGAAAACTGTACCTGATTATAACTCACTTCTGTTTTCTGGCGAATTAACTCCGTTTGAGAACTTGTAAAATTCGAAAGTCCGAAATCTAAAATCTTTCCTTCTGATTTTAATTTTTCTACAGCTTCTGCAATTTCATCTGCCTGCATTAACGGACTTGGTCTGTGCAGTAAAAATAAATCAACATAATCTGTTTTCAATTTCTTTAAAGATTCTTCAACAGACCAAATGATGTAGTCTTTAGAATAATCGTAATGTTTGATTTTGTTTTTACGGCTTTCAGTTACCAGCTGAATACCGCATTTTGTTATTAATTGTAATTTTTCGCGCGAGATCTTACTGTCTTTAAAGGCCTTACCAAAATCGGCTTCGGTCGTATAATCACCGTAAATATCGGCGTGGTCAAAAGTTGTGATTTTGTTTTCGATACAGATTTGTATCATGTTTTCCATTTCTTTTGATGTAAGGTTTTTATCCCAAACACCCCAATTCATAGT includes:
- a CDS encoding DUF3298 and DUF4163 domain-containing protein; the encoded protein is MKNYIFTILLCLIFTSCKKELSFENETFEEKSTIPCKNDCPDITIEVPIAKNKKVVADSINKKVFTVIKEIIYFGEDSTKVNDYKSLSKSFIASYEEMHQKFPNDTFGWEGKITGNVEFESEQIVNIKIDHYTFTGGAHGYQGFRSLLFNRKTGKFIFNKDLFKNEKEFKAFAEKEFRAKYHIPEKANINATGLMFENDKFQLSQNIFYTSEGLLLYYNSYEAASYADGPKEIVFPYDKVSKYLKFQ
- a CDS encoding ATP-binding protein, with product MINKRLLIKNLLAHNDESSFYDKKRQLNLHSREGKAKFLKHICALSNSNPANNSYIVVGVEDQDNEIVGDDFFDDSRIQNLVNAFLENPPRIQYENVPFPNLPKDKVIGLVTIKPKSQISYFKKGIHTIPANSIFVRRGSNSTPVEEHEEIEKNYQNTETVIGIENSSRNSIQYTLDGVIDFMNFRHKDMSPKYRVFKELFVICWAGVPKKSREITFLSRVDIELINEQVKLFYSAQDVVTIFYDDDSFTITEYVPLGLNDKTSYYPLEKQTIHFFDNGYYKIDREILFQPPEFNRKMLYHIYNSNLALLQKLEKGISLSDRELTDLENLPSTFMICYLNGFDDAKQKLIDAKLLLKPFSQTYLSFKEALRVLRKMKYDVQ
- a CDS encoding SDR family NAD(P)-dependent oxidoreductase — encoded protein: MKKTVLITGATSGIGKATAQILAKNNFKIILCGRRKERLEELEKELSAFTDVHSLSFDVRDKNDVLEKIEALPAEFSDIDILINNAGNAHGLDPIQTGDLDDWDAMIDINVKGLLYVSKAVIPKMTAKKSGHIINIGSTAAKEVYPNGNVYCGTKHAVDAITAGMRIDLNPFGIRVGAIHPGMVATEFSEVRFKGDVERASNVYKGFDPLQAEDIADIIHFVVSRPYHVNIADLVVMSTAQASSTIVKKTL
- a CDS encoding aldo/keto reductase gives rise to the protein MSKTALSPIISGTMNWGVWDKNLTSKEMENMIQICIENKITTFDHADIYGDYTTEADFGKAFKDSKISREKLQLITKCGIQLVTESRKNKIKHYDYSKDYIIWSVEESLKKLKTDYVDLFLLHRPSPLMQADEIAEAVEKLKSEGKILDFGLSNFTSSQTELIRQKTEVSYNQVQFSATHYEPMIDGSLDYMQTNGIRPLSWNPLGTVFREDTKKTRRLKKLFSTLLEKYHLGADTLLLAWILKHPANVIPIAGTVNVARIQSLVKAVELDMDKEDWFAIWTESMGDDVA